One window of Dendropsophus ebraccatus isolate aDenEbr1 chromosome 13, aDenEbr1.pat, whole genome shotgun sequence genomic DNA carries:
- the PBXIP1 gene encoding pre-B-cell leukemia transcription factor-interacting protein 1 isoform X1 — translation MSQGHEGRDSENNWVIPSAESLAVEKVGAVQGGEEEAAASGSEAAPPPDNQETTQLPDVKPPSTEPSEGPKPQEELLTVEPEKPDEESGPPPDTEGPRGPGTLEICFQRLAQLFPASLSLGGLRTWGQRSASGPGGDLEEVSCSSSEDDVEGLRKRVGRGAPPVSVGPGFREAAQQDADAGSSSNLSTLVIAAVGLLCIGILVFSGGSFISDDDSTQTVVSRSMKVGDGQPPQIISDIQAWITQHADQFTGDPSSLQVMSGLLDKVAKENQEIRHMQAKLQAQKEDLETLLSVSDGEKVTPGPPHTRLTEENVRLKDALLKEETAHLSAKEELQNVQEKLEALEGSHVDKEALVVENSQLKVDLDSFRKQIEGFLAQKETLVAESQMLRQELDKQRLLVATIRQDLENLVAKTTEAEDEKLLQERLSEVSNRLAMEAQRSETWEKTYVEHAQRRKEQVGELRRDHGHKEWKKPDKYSKTSDTSTPGGDPRKAHHKQGKEHSKRWTEESQPETQHEEWRSKKHEDKHWKDRKQRHWEGEKAGAEIPEEKDHWKNKAREHRSKDSAVHHRHDSPERQGRHHQGEEAREGFHPRKGQKEFTDSHKRRDDSEKGKDHRHHDHNKFWKKLSDHQYRVPLGCSGLEDCARKDGMDLFSVDLKPVERAHFEKVLLNYLAKTQLSEHLPELMPLLDGFFEGPHFSHHKIRFKDFVDDVEDFLEDLARKETGNDDIVDDFERYVYTSFFGEAATKKRYAKKDEQHKTNKYQKPAGKLEKTYDQGFNYSYDRLPIDNITRTAHHVDSHDFKPMKQHKPWSVETHYKEESDHKHNDKKSGSFHNHGGHSEKSKYSYAKPDERPAGHHHSGHHFHKEYQEDWKKQNQGKHNHNPNIPGHENTYKKSFKESDKYKCKNSDKQKEDANYEHYLKKREKDTNNKRYQSSQRHNDQKSWTDGDHIQPDLHKNHQGPIQHYSPKAHHQREDKEGRDRDHHHKHGKSKGDPRNYHQKYGKDQHGNYSEKNKQAKDSDGHYQHKYDTHHQKHGDATDGDYHHKYNNDHHKYDRDRDYHHKHGEANDGDYHHKYNKDHHKHGDANDGDKDHHKYNKDYYKHGDPRDGYYHHKYKEGKDKHGDGRDGDHHNKYDKDHHKHDRDGDYHHKYDKDHHKHDRDGDYHHKYKEGKDKLKDHRDGDYHYKYDKDHHKHGDHHKYKKGKDKHGNDKHEEERRQRDYPHHEQDDHHNAPRQY, via the exons AGTTTAGCAGTGGAGAAGGTGGGAGCGGTCCAGGGTGGAGAAGAGGAAGCTGCAGCTTCAG GCTCTgaagcagcccctccccctgacaaCCAGGAGACCACGCAGCTGCCGGATGTGAAGCCGCCCTCCACG GAACCCAGTGAGGGCCCCAAACCCCAGGAGGAGTTGCTTACTGTGGAGCCTGAGAAGCCTGATGAGGAGTCGGGGCCACCTCCTGACACAGAGGGCCCCCGAGGGCCCGGCACCCTGG AGATTTGTTTTCAGAGACTAGCACAACTCTTCCCCGCGTCCTTGTCACTGGGCGGCCTGAGGACCTGGGGTCAGCGCTCGGCTAGTGGACCAG GCGGGGACCTAGAGGAAGTGAGCTGCTCCAGCAGTGAGGATGACGTGGAGGGTCTCAGGAAGAGGGTGGGCCGGGGGGCTCCCCCCGTCAGTGTCGGCCCTGGGTTTAGAGAAGCAGCACAGCAGGACGCAGATGCCGGGTCCTCCTCCAACCTCAGTACATTGGTCATTGCAGCTGTCGGCCTCCTCTGCATTGGCATTCTGGTCTTCTCAG GCGGCAGCTTCATTTCTGATGATG ATTCAACTCAGACTGTAGTGTCCCGCAGCATGAAGGTGGGAGATGGGCAGCCACCACAAATCATCTCCGACATCCAG GCGTGGATCACGCAGCATGCAGACCAGTTCACCGGGGATCCCAGCAGCCTGCAGGTTATGAGCGGCCTCCTAGACAAGGTTGCCAAGGAAAACCAGGAGATCCGGCACATGCAGGCCAAGCTACAG GCACAGAAAGAGGACTTAGAAACTCTGCTGTCCGTCAGTGATGGGGAGAAGGTCACTCCAGGACCTCCGCATACAAGACTGACAGAAGAGAACGTCAGGCTTAAGGATGCCCTCCTAAAAGAAGAGACCGCCCATTTGTCTGCCAAGGAGGAGCTGCAAAATGTGCAGGAGAAGCTGGAAGCCCTGGAAGGCAGCCATGTGGACAAGGAAGCTCTTGTGGTGGAGAACTCTCAGCTGAAGGTGGACCTGGATTCCTTCAGGAAGCAGATCGAAGGCTTCTTGGCTCAGAAGGAGACCTTGGTGGCCGAGTCCCAAATGCTGCGTCAGGAACTggataaacaacggctgttggtgGCGACCATCAGGCAAGATCTAGAAAATCTAGTGGCAAAAACTACAGAAGCTGAGGACGAGAAGTTACTCCAAGAAAGGCTCTCGGAGGTGAGCAACAGGCTGGCCATGGAGGCTCAAAGATCAGAAACGTGGGAGAAGACGTATGTGGAACacgcgcagaggaggaaggagcaggtgGGAGAACTAAGGAGAGACCATGGTCATAAGGAGTGGAAGAAGCCTGACAAGTACAGCAAGACATCAGACACCTCCACTCCTGGAGGAGACCCCAGGAAGGCTCATCACAAGCAGGGCAAAGAGCACAGCAAGCGATGGACAGAAGAAAGTCAGCCAGAGACCCAGCATGAGGAATGGAGGAGCAAAAAACATGAGGACAAACACTGGAAGGACAGGAAGCAGCGGCACTGGGAGGGGGAGAAAGCTGGAGCCGAGATCCCAGAGGAGAAAGACCACTGGAAAAACAAGGCCAGAGAACACCGGAGCAAAGACTCTGCCGTGCACCACCGCCATGACAGTCCCGAGAGGCAGGGTCGGCATCACCAGGGAGAAGAAGCCAGGGAGGGATTCCATCCTAGGAAGGGACAGAAGGAATTTACAGACAGTCACAAGAGACGAGATGACAGTGAGAAAGGGAAGGACCATCGGCACCATGACCACAACAAGTTCTGGAAAAAACTTTCAGACCATCAGTATCGGGTTCCTCTGGGATGTTCTGGCCTGGAGGACTGCGCTCGGAAGGATGGGATGGACCTGTTCAGCGTGGATCTGAAGCCTGTGGAGAGGGCCCACTTTGAGAAGGTCCTGCTGAACTACCTGGCCAAGACCCAGCTATCGGAGCACCTGCCCGAGCTCATGCCCCTTCTTGATGGCTTCTTTGAGGGGCCTCACTTCTCTCACCACAAGATCCGCTTTAAGGACTTTGTGGATGATGTAGAGGATTTCCTGGAAGATCTGGCCAGAAAAGAGACAGGAAATGATGACATTGTGGATGACTTTGAGAGATATGTCTACACCAGCTTCTTTGGAGAAGCCGCCACTAAGAAAAG ATATGCAAAGAAGGATGAGCAACATAAAACCAACAAATATCAAAAACCCGCTGGAAAACTGGAGAAGACTTATGACCAGGGCTTCAACTACTCATATGACAGACTCCCCATAGACAACATCACAAGAACCGCCCACCATGTAGACTCCCATGATTTCAAACCTATGAAACAGCACAAGCCCTGGTCTGTAGAAACGCACTATAAAGAAGAATCTGACCACAAACACAATGATAAGAAGAGTGGCTCATTTCATAATCATGGCGGCCATTCTGAAAAGTCCAAATATTCTTACGCAAAGCCTGACGAAAGACCTGCAGGGCACCACCACAGTGGTCACCACTTTCATAAGGAATATCAAGAAGACTGGAAGAAACAAAACCAAGGCAAACATAACCACAACCCCAACATTCCTGGACATGAAAATACATACAAGAAGTCTTTCAAAGAATCCGACAAGTATAAATGTAAGAACTCGGATAAACAAAAGGAAGACGCAAACTATGAACATTACTTAAAGAAGCGTGAGAAAGACACCAACAACAAGCGTTATCAGTCATCACAGAGACACAATGATCAGAAATCATGGACAGATGGTGACCACATACAACCTGACCTCCACAAAAATCACCAAGGACCCATTCAGCATTACTCACCAAAGGCTCACCACCAACGTGAAGATAAAGAGGGCAGAGAtagagaccatcaccacaaaCATGGTAAATCTAAGGGCGATCCCAGGAACTACCACCAGAAGTATGGCAAGGACCAACATGGAAATTACAGTGAAAAGAATAAACAAGCCAAGGACAGTGATGGGCATTACCAACATAAATATGACACACACCATCAGAAACATGGAGATGCCACTGATGGAGACTACCACCACAAGTATAACAATGACCACCATAAATATGACAGGGATAGAGACTACCACCACAAGCATGGAGAGGCCAATGACGGAGACTACCACCACAAGTATAATAAAGACCACCATAAGCATGGAGATGCCAATGATGGAGACAAAGACCACCACAAATATAACAAAGACTACTATAAACATGGAGATCCCAGGGATGGGTACTATCACCACAAGTATAAAGAGGGCAAGGATAAGCATGGAGATGGCAGGGATGGGGACCACCACAACAAGTACGACAAAGACCACCATAAACATGACAGGGATGGGGACTACCACCACAAGTATGACAAAGACCACCACAAACATGACAGGGATGGGGACTACCACCACAAATATAAAGAAGGCAAGGATAAGCTTAAAGATCACAGAGATGGAGACTACCACTACAAATATGATAAAGACCACCATAAACACGGAGATCACCACAAGTATAAAAAAGGGAAGGATAAGCATGGCAATGACAAACATGAAGAAGAGAGAAGACAGAGGGACTACCCCCACCATGAGCAGGACGACCATCATAATGCCCCCAGGCAGTACTAG
- the PBXIP1 gene encoding pre-B-cell leukemia transcription factor-interacting protein 1 isoform X2 — MSQGHEGRDSENNWVIPSAESLAVEKVGAVQGGEEEAAASGSEAAPPPDNQETTQLPDVKPPSTEPSEGPKPQEELLTVEPEKPDEESGPPPDTEGPRGPGTLGGDLEEVSCSSSEDDVEGLRKRVGRGAPPVSVGPGFREAAQQDADAGSSSNLSTLVIAAVGLLCIGILVFSGGSFISDDDSTQTVVSRSMKVGDGQPPQIISDIQAWITQHADQFTGDPSSLQVMSGLLDKVAKENQEIRHMQAKLQAQKEDLETLLSVSDGEKVTPGPPHTRLTEENVRLKDALLKEETAHLSAKEELQNVQEKLEALEGSHVDKEALVVENSQLKVDLDSFRKQIEGFLAQKETLVAESQMLRQELDKQRLLVATIRQDLENLVAKTTEAEDEKLLQERLSEVSNRLAMEAQRSETWEKTYVEHAQRRKEQVGELRRDHGHKEWKKPDKYSKTSDTSTPGGDPRKAHHKQGKEHSKRWTEESQPETQHEEWRSKKHEDKHWKDRKQRHWEGEKAGAEIPEEKDHWKNKAREHRSKDSAVHHRHDSPERQGRHHQGEEAREGFHPRKGQKEFTDSHKRRDDSEKGKDHRHHDHNKFWKKLSDHQYRVPLGCSGLEDCARKDGMDLFSVDLKPVERAHFEKVLLNYLAKTQLSEHLPELMPLLDGFFEGPHFSHHKIRFKDFVDDVEDFLEDLARKETGNDDIVDDFERYVYTSFFGEAATKKRYAKKDEQHKTNKYQKPAGKLEKTYDQGFNYSYDRLPIDNITRTAHHVDSHDFKPMKQHKPWSVETHYKEESDHKHNDKKSGSFHNHGGHSEKSKYSYAKPDERPAGHHHSGHHFHKEYQEDWKKQNQGKHNHNPNIPGHENTYKKSFKESDKYKCKNSDKQKEDANYEHYLKKREKDTNNKRYQSSQRHNDQKSWTDGDHIQPDLHKNHQGPIQHYSPKAHHQREDKEGRDRDHHHKHGKSKGDPRNYHQKYGKDQHGNYSEKNKQAKDSDGHYQHKYDTHHQKHGDATDGDYHHKYNNDHHKYDRDRDYHHKHGEANDGDYHHKYNKDHHKHGDANDGDKDHHKYNKDYYKHGDPRDGYYHHKYKEGKDKHGDGRDGDHHNKYDKDHHKHDRDGDYHHKYDKDHHKHDRDGDYHHKYKEGKDKLKDHRDGDYHYKYDKDHHKHGDHHKYKKGKDKHGNDKHEEERRQRDYPHHEQDDHHNAPRQY, encoded by the exons AGTTTAGCAGTGGAGAAGGTGGGAGCGGTCCAGGGTGGAGAAGAGGAAGCTGCAGCTTCAG GCTCTgaagcagcccctccccctgacaaCCAGGAGACCACGCAGCTGCCGGATGTGAAGCCGCCCTCCACG GAACCCAGTGAGGGCCCCAAACCCCAGGAGGAGTTGCTTACTGTGGAGCCTGAGAAGCCTGATGAGGAGTCGGGGCCACCTCCTGACACAGAGGGCCCCCGAGGGCCCGGCACCCTGG GCGGGGACCTAGAGGAAGTGAGCTGCTCCAGCAGTGAGGATGACGTGGAGGGTCTCAGGAAGAGGGTGGGCCGGGGGGCTCCCCCCGTCAGTGTCGGCCCTGGGTTTAGAGAAGCAGCACAGCAGGACGCAGATGCCGGGTCCTCCTCCAACCTCAGTACATTGGTCATTGCAGCTGTCGGCCTCCTCTGCATTGGCATTCTGGTCTTCTCAG GCGGCAGCTTCATTTCTGATGATG ATTCAACTCAGACTGTAGTGTCCCGCAGCATGAAGGTGGGAGATGGGCAGCCACCACAAATCATCTCCGACATCCAG GCGTGGATCACGCAGCATGCAGACCAGTTCACCGGGGATCCCAGCAGCCTGCAGGTTATGAGCGGCCTCCTAGACAAGGTTGCCAAGGAAAACCAGGAGATCCGGCACATGCAGGCCAAGCTACAG GCACAGAAAGAGGACTTAGAAACTCTGCTGTCCGTCAGTGATGGGGAGAAGGTCACTCCAGGACCTCCGCATACAAGACTGACAGAAGAGAACGTCAGGCTTAAGGATGCCCTCCTAAAAGAAGAGACCGCCCATTTGTCTGCCAAGGAGGAGCTGCAAAATGTGCAGGAGAAGCTGGAAGCCCTGGAAGGCAGCCATGTGGACAAGGAAGCTCTTGTGGTGGAGAACTCTCAGCTGAAGGTGGACCTGGATTCCTTCAGGAAGCAGATCGAAGGCTTCTTGGCTCAGAAGGAGACCTTGGTGGCCGAGTCCCAAATGCTGCGTCAGGAACTggataaacaacggctgttggtgGCGACCATCAGGCAAGATCTAGAAAATCTAGTGGCAAAAACTACAGAAGCTGAGGACGAGAAGTTACTCCAAGAAAGGCTCTCGGAGGTGAGCAACAGGCTGGCCATGGAGGCTCAAAGATCAGAAACGTGGGAGAAGACGTATGTGGAACacgcgcagaggaggaaggagcaggtgGGAGAACTAAGGAGAGACCATGGTCATAAGGAGTGGAAGAAGCCTGACAAGTACAGCAAGACATCAGACACCTCCACTCCTGGAGGAGACCCCAGGAAGGCTCATCACAAGCAGGGCAAAGAGCACAGCAAGCGATGGACAGAAGAAAGTCAGCCAGAGACCCAGCATGAGGAATGGAGGAGCAAAAAACATGAGGACAAACACTGGAAGGACAGGAAGCAGCGGCACTGGGAGGGGGAGAAAGCTGGAGCCGAGATCCCAGAGGAGAAAGACCACTGGAAAAACAAGGCCAGAGAACACCGGAGCAAAGACTCTGCCGTGCACCACCGCCATGACAGTCCCGAGAGGCAGGGTCGGCATCACCAGGGAGAAGAAGCCAGGGAGGGATTCCATCCTAGGAAGGGACAGAAGGAATTTACAGACAGTCACAAGAGACGAGATGACAGTGAGAAAGGGAAGGACCATCGGCACCATGACCACAACAAGTTCTGGAAAAAACTTTCAGACCATCAGTATCGGGTTCCTCTGGGATGTTCTGGCCTGGAGGACTGCGCTCGGAAGGATGGGATGGACCTGTTCAGCGTGGATCTGAAGCCTGTGGAGAGGGCCCACTTTGAGAAGGTCCTGCTGAACTACCTGGCCAAGACCCAGCTATCGGAGCACCTGCCCGAGCTCATGCCCCTTCTTGATGGCTTCTTTGAGGGGCCTCACTTCTCTCACCACAAGATCCGCTTTAAGGACTTTGTGGATGATGTAGAGGATTTCCTGGAAGATCTGGCCAGAAAAGAGACAGGAAATGATGACATTGTGGATGACTTTGAGAGATATGTCTACACCAGCTTCTTTGGAGAAGCCGCCACTAAGAAAAG ATATGCAAAGAAGGATGAGCAACATAAAACCAACAAATATCAAAAACCCGCTGGAAAACTGGAGAAGACTTATGACCAGGGCTTCAACTACTCATATGACAGACTCCCCATAGACAACATCACAAGAACCGCCCACCATGTAGACTCCCATGATTTCAAACCTATGAAACAGCACAAGCCCTGGTCTGTAGAAACGCACTATAAAGAAGAATCTGACCACAAACACAATGATAAGAAGAGTGGCTCATTTCATAATCATGGCGGCCATTCTGAAAAGTCCAAATATTCTTACGCAAAGCCTGACGAAAGACCTGCAGGGCACCACCACAGTGGTCACCACTTTCATAAGGAATATCAAGAAGACTGGAAGAAACAAAACCAAGGCAAACATAACCACAACCCCAACATTCCTGGACATGAAAATACATACAAGAAGTCTTTCAAAGAATCCGACAAGTATAAATGTAAGAACTCGGATAAACAAAAGGAAGACGCAAACTATGAACATTACTTAAAGAAGCGTGAGAAAGACACCAACAACAAGCGTTATCAGTCATCACAGAGACACAATGATCAGAAATCATGGACAGATGGTGACCACATACAACCTGACCTCCACAAAAATCACCAAGGACCCATTCAGCATTACTCACCAAAGGCTCACCACCAACGTGAAGATAAAGAGGGCAGAGAtagagaccatcaccacaaaCATGGTAAATCTAAGGGCGATCCCAGGAACTACCACCAGAAGTATGGCAAGGACCAACATGGAAATTACAGTGAAAAGAATAAACAAGCCAAGGACAGTGATGGGCATTACCAACATAAATATGACACACACCATCAGAAACATGGAGATGCCACTGATGGAGACTACCACCACAAGTATAACAATGACCACCATAAATATGACAGGGATAGAGACTACCACCACAAGCATGGAGAGGCCAATGACGGAGACTACCACCACAAGTATAATAAAGACCACCATAAGCATGGAGATGCCAATGATGGAGACAAAGACCACCACAAATATAACAAAGACTACTATAAACATGGAGATCCCAGGGATGGGTACTATCACCACAAGTATAAAGAGGGCAAGGATAAGCATGGAGATGGCAGGGATGGGGACCACCACAACAAGTACGACAAAGACCACCATAAACATGACAGGGATGGGGACTACCACCACAAGTATGACAAAGACCACCACAAACATGACAGGGATGGGGACTACCACCACAAATATAAAGAAGGCAAGGATAAGCTTAAAGATCACAGAGATGGAGACTACCACTACAAATATGATAAAGACCACCATAAACACGGAGATCACCACAAGTATAAAAAAGGGAAGGATAAGCATGGCAATGACAAACATGAAGAAGAGAGAAGACAGAGGGACTACCCCCACCATGAGCAGGACGACCATCATAATGCCCCCAGGCAGTACTAG
- the PBXIP1 gene encoding pre-B-cell leukemia transcription factor-interacting protein 1 isoform X3 — MSQGHEGRDSENNWVIPSAESLAVEKVGAVQGGEEEAAASGSEAAPPPDNQETTQLPDVKPPSTEPSEGPKPQEELLTVEPEKPDEESGPPPDTEGPRGPGTLEICFQRLAQLFPASLSLGGLRTWGQRSASGPGGDLEEVSCSSSEDDVEGLRKRVGRGAPPVSVGPGFREAAQQDADAGSSSNLSTLVIAAVGLLCIGILVFSGGSFISDDDSTQTVVSRSMKVGDGQPPQIISDIQAWITQHADQFTGDPSSLQVMSGLLDKVAKENQEIRHMQAKLQAQKEDLETLLSVSDGEKVTPGPPHTRLTEENVRLKDALLKEETAHLSAKEELQNVQEKLEALEGSHVDKEALVVENSQLKVDLDSFRKQIEGFLAQKETLVAESQMLRQELDKQRLLVATIRQDLENLVAKTTEAEDEKLLQERLSEVSNRLAMEAQRSETWEKTYVEHAQRRKEQVGELRRDHGHKEWKKPDKYSKTSDTSTPGGDPRKAHHKQGKEHSKRWTEESQPETQHEEWRSKKHEDKHWKDRKQRHWEGEKAGAEIPEEKDHWKNKAREHRSKDSAVHHRHDSPERQGRHHQGEEAREGFHPRKGQKEFTDSHKRRDDSEKGKDHRHHDHNKFWKKLSDHQYRVPLGCSGLEDCARKDGMDLFSVDLKPVERAHFEKVLLNYLAKTQLSEHLPELMPLLDGFFEGPHFSHHKIRFKDFVDDVEDFLEDLARKETGNDDIVDDFERYVYTSFFGEAATKKRS; from the exons AGTTTAGCAGTGGAGAAGGTGGGAGCGGTCCAGGGTGGAGAAGAGGAAGCTGCAGCTTCAG GCTCTgaagcagcccctccccctgacaaCCAGGAGACCACGCAGCTGCCGGATGTGAAGCCGCCCTCCACG GAACCCAGTGAGGGCCCCAAACCCCAGGAGGAGTTGCTTACTGTGGAGCCTGAGAAGCCTGATGAGGAGTCGGGGCCACCTCCTGACACAGAGGGCCCCCGAGGGCCCGGCACCCTGG AGATTTGTTTTCAGAGACTAGCACAACTCTTCCCCGCGTCCTTGTCACTGGGCGGCCTGAGGACCTGGGGTCAGCGCTCGGCTAGTGGACCAG GCGGGGACCTAGAGGAAGTGAGCTGCTCCAGCAGTGAGGATGACGTGGAGGGTCTCAGGAAGAGGGTGGGCCGGGGGGCTCCCCCCGTCAGTGTCGGCCCTGGGTTTAGAGAAGCAGCACAGCAGGACGCAGATGCCGGGTCCTCCTCCAACCTCAGTACATTGGTCATTGCAGCTGTCGGCCTCCTCTGCATTGGCATTCTGGTCTTCTCAG GCGGCAGCTTCATTTCTGATGATG ATTCAACTCAGACTGTAGTGTCCCGCAGCATGAAGGTGGGAGATGGGCAGCCACCACAAATCATCTCCGACATCCAG GCGTGGATCACGCAGCATGCAGACCAGTTCACCGGGGATCCCAGCAGCCTGCAGGTTATGAGCGGCCTCCTAGACAAGGTTGCCAAGGAAAACCAGGAGATCCGGCACATGCAGGCCAAGCTACAG GCACAGAAAGAGGACTTAGAAACTCTGCTGTCCGTCAGTGATGGGGAGAAGGTCACTCCAGGACCTCCGCATACAAGACTGACAGAAGAGAACGTCAGGCTTAAGGATGCCCTCCTAAAAGAAGAGACCGCCCATTTGTCTGCCAAGGAGGAGCTGCAAAATGTGCAGGAGAAGCTGGAAGCCCTGGAAGGCAGCCATGTGGACAAGGAAGCTCTTGTGGTGGAGAACTCTCAGCTGAAGGTGGACCTGGATTCCTTCAGGAAGCAGATCGAAGGCTTCTTGGCTCAGAAGGAGACCTTGGTGGCCGAGTCCCAAATGCTGCGTCAGGAACTggataaacaacggctgttggtgGCGACCATCAGGCAAGATCTAGAAAATCTAGTGGCAAAAACTACAGAAGCTGAGGACGAGAAGTTACTCCAAGAAAGGCTCTCGGAGGTGAGCAACAGGCTGGCCATGGAGGCTCAAAGATCAGAAACGTGGGAGAAGACGTATGTGGAACacgcgcagaggaggaaggagcaggtgGGAGAACTAAGGAGAGACCATGGTCATAAGGAGTGGAAGAAGCCTGACAAGTACAGCAAGACATCAGACACCTCCACTCCTGGAGGAGACCCCAGGAAGGCTCATCACAAGCAGGGCAAAGAGCACAGCAAGCGATGGACAGAAGAAAGTCAGCCAGAGACCCAGCATGAGGAATGGAGGAGCAAAAAACATGAGGACAAACACTGGAAGGACAGGAAGCAGCGGCACTGGGAGGGGGAGAAAGCTGGAGCCGAGATCCCAGAGGAGAAAGACCACTGGAAAAACAAGGCCAGAGAACACCGGAGCAAAGACTCTGCCGTGCACCACCGCCATGACAGTCCCGAGAGGCAGGGTCGGCATCACCAGGGAGAAGAAGCCAGGGAGGGATTCCATCCTAGGAAGGGACAGAAGGAATTTACAGACAGTCACAAGAGACGAGATGACAGTGAGAAAGGGAAGGACCATCGGCACCATGACCACAACAAGTTCTGGAAAAAACTTTCAGACCATCAGTATCGGGTTCCTCTGGGATGTTCTGGCCTGGAGGACTGCGCTCGGAAGGATGGGATGGACCTGTTCAGCGTGGATCTGAAGCCTGTGGAGAGGGCCCACTTTGAGAAGGTCCTGCTGAACTACCTGGCCAAGACCCAGCTATCGGAGCACCTGCCCGAGCTCATGCCCCTTCTTGATGGCTTCTTTGAGGGGCCTCACTTCTCTCACCACAAGATCCGCTTTAAGGACTTTGTGGATGATGTAGAGGATTTCCTGGAAGATCTGGCCAGAAAAGAGACAGGAAATGATGACATTGTGGATGACTTTGAGAGATATGTCTACACCAGCTTCTTTGGAGAAGCCGCCACTAAGAAAAG GTCTTAA